One Mercenaria mercenaria strain notata chromosome 12, MADL_Memer_1, whole genome shotgun sequence DNA segment encodes these proteins:
- the LOC128547324 gene encoding agrin-like isoform X1 — MFSLGFVFILAIALPYSSLVAGELCAYVLTKDCAFIPDFTEVCGTDGKTYRNSCFLARAYCSDNTIHKAHEGPCATPTTTPSPVHGSQVALDIFCLDLIYIKCPAGGSQICGSDGTFYDNICEFDKARCFHRDLQDNGTNCS, encoded by the exons ATGTTTTCGTTGGGTTTTGTTTTCATCTTGGCTATCG CTTTGCCGTATTCAAGCCTTGTAGCAGGTGAACTTTGTGCTTATGTTTTGACAAAAGATTGTGCTTTTATTCCTGACTTTACCGAGGTATGCGGAACTGACGGAAAAACGTACAGAAACAG CTGTTTCTTAGCAAGAGCATACTGCAGTGACAATACAATTCACAAGGCACACGAAGGTCCATGTGCAACGCCGACCACAACTCCGTCACCCGTTCATGGCAGCCAAGTTGCACTAGACATCTTTTGTCTGGATTTAATTTACATAAAGTGTCCCGCTGGTGGGTCTCAAATATGTGGCAGTGACGGAACATTCTACGATAACAT CTGTGAATTTGACAAAGCTCGCTGTTTCCACAGAGATCTTCAAGACAATGGAACAAACTGTTCGTAA
- the LOC123535493 gene encoding four-domain proteases inhibitor-like — MSCLYINGNIVHLFTFLITISTSSCFLFNGSSDLCVYLVNLNCTHHASGTLCGSNKITYANHCEFSKAVCIDTSLSIKKPGPCEHEKVEQDIVLGIACESLLHMNCSTFRGSIKYCGTNGITYANVCHFEQARCIYHNLYLDHFGDCAHSV, encoded by the exons atgtcatgtttaTACATAAATGGAAATATTGTGCACCTATTTACGTTTTTGATAACGATTT CAACGTCATCCTGCTTCCTATTCAATGGAAGCTCTGATCTCTGTGTTTACTTGGTGAACTTGAACTGTACACATCATGCCAGCGGTACTCTTTGCGGTTCCAATAAAATCACATACGCAAACCA ttgtgaattttcaaaggccgTGTGCATTGATACGTCATTATCTATAAAGAAGCCAGGACCATGTGAACACGAGAAAGTCGAGCAAGATATTGTACTGGGGATAGCTTGTGAATCACTTCTCCATATGAACTGTTCAACCTTCAGGGGTAGTATCAAGTACTGCGGTACAAATGGCATAACCTATGCAAACGT ATGCCATTTTGAGCAAGCACGATGCATATATCACAATTTGTATCTGGACCATTTCGGAGACTGTGCACACAGTGTTTAA
- the LOC128547324 gene encoding uncharacterized protein LOC128547324 isoform X3 translates to MFSLGFVFILAIGLVHGDVCSYVLTRNCGQVATQTICGTNGQTYNNNCFLARAYCSDNTIHKAHEGPCATPTTTPSPVHGSQVALDIFCLDLIYIKCPAGGSQICGSDGTFYDNICEFDKARCFHRDLQDNGTNCS, encoded by the exons ATGTTTTCGTTGGGTTTTGTTTTCATCTTGGCTATCG GCCTTGTTCACGGAGATGTTTGTTCGTACGTATTAACACGAAACTGCGGACAGGTGGCGACGCAGACGATATGTGGAACTAATGGGCAAACATATAACAACAA CTGTTTCTTAGCAAGAGCATACTGCAGTGACAATACAATTCACAAGGCACACGAAGGTCCATGTGCAACGCCGACCACAACTCCGTCACCCGTTCATGGCAGCCAAGTTGCACTAGACATCTTTTGTCTGGATTTAATTTACATAAAGTGTCCCGCTGGTGGGTCTCAAATATGTGGCAGTGACGGAACATTCTACGATAACAT CTGTGAATTTGACAAAGCTCGCTGTTTCCACAGAGATCTTCAAGACAATGGAACAAACTGTTCGTAA
- the LOC128547324 gene encoding uncharacterized protein LOC128547324 isoform X2, translating into MFSLGFVFILAIGLVQGDICAYVLTRDCAFVATFSNVCGTDGTTYRNNCFLARAYCSDNTIHKAHEGPCATPTTTPSPVHGSQVALDIFCLDLIYIKCPAGGSQICGSDGTFYDNICEFDKARCFHRDLQDNGTNCS; encoded by the exons ATGTTTTCGTTGGGTTTTGTTTTCATCTTGGCTATCG GCCTTGTACAAGGAGACATCTGCGCGTATGTCCTTACGCGGGACTGTGCGTTTGTGGCAACTTTTTCGAATGTTTGCGGGACTGACGGAACAACATACAGAAACAA CTGTTTCTTAGCAAGAGCATACTGCAGTGACAATACAATTCACAAGGCACACGAAGGTCCATGTGCAACGCCGACCACAACTCCGTCACCCGTTCATGGCAGCCAAGTTGCACTAGACATCTTTTGTCTGGATTTAATTTACATAAAGTGTCCCGCTGGTGGGTCTCAAATATGTGGCAGTGACGGAACATTCTACGATAACAT CTGTGAATTTGACAAAGCTCGCTGTTTCCACAGAGATCTTCAAGACAATGGAACAAACTGTTCGTAA